A section of the Gloeobacter violaceus PCC 7421 genome encodes:
- a CDS encoding iron uptake porin, which produces MARRSARRSRGLAALLASLLLGAEPLTAEPDPAVSQLADVRSGEWAERTLTSLERQLGLPDPARPHAQLISRAEFAVRLGRVLAAVEKSAQQANALDAEQFDALRRLQLEFLPEREGLTARLENLEKRLDRARYAPFDSKTTMSGQVIFGLSTLSNTLDDDEGDSTAVRFSGRARLTFDTTFGRNDRLRVRLQAGDFPNYGSLAGTDMARLGVGGNTNRVFNVARLEYRFDLAKNLRVYIGALGGRLDDFTDALHPLVGSTGSGAISRFGQRNAIYRLISGTGVGVRWEATKTLTLSAGFVADFGSLAEDDDLDDVRQTDRFLPTGILAQLNFQPSKTTGIGLSYIRTFNATDTGTGSDLANDPFDGDSKRTFADSYGLQGFWKISPGFQIGGWFGLTEARAEDLPGRPGSSIVNYALSFAFADLAGKGNLGGLVIGQPPRVTRSDLGNKFQDPDGAVHLEIFYRIRLTDRISITPGLLTIFNPENNRNNPTVQVGTLRATFDF; this is translated from the coding sequence ATGGCCCGCCGTAGCGCCCGTCGAAGTCGCGGGTTAGCCGCCCTGCTCGCCTCGCTGTTGCTCGGGGCGGAGCCACTGACAGCTGAGCCGGACCCTGCCGTCTCGCAGCTGGCGGATGTGCGCTCAGGCGAGTGGGCCGAGCGCACGCTTACGAGCCTGGAGCGGCAGCTGGGTCTGCCGGACCCTGCCCGTCCGCATGCACAGCTCATCTCGCGCGCCGAATTTGCCGTTCGCCTCGGTCGGGTGCTCGCGGCCGTCGAAAAATCGGCGCAACAGGCGAATGCGCTGGATGCCGAACAATTCGACGCCCTGCGGCGGCTGCAACTGGAGTTTCTTCCCGAGCGCGAAGGGCTCACCGCCCGCCTCGAAAACCTCGAAAAGCGCCTGGACCGGGCCAGGTACGCCCCGTTTGACAGCAAAACCACCATGAGCGGCCAGGTGATCTTCGGCCTGAGCACCCTCAGCAACACGCTCGACGACGACGAGGGGGACAGCACCGCCGTGCGCTTTAGCGGCCGGGCGCGCCTCACCTTCGACACGACCTTCGGCCGCAACGACCGCCTGCGGGTGCGGCTGCAGGCAGGCGACTTTCCCAACTACGGTTCGCTTGCCGGCACCGACATGGCCCGTCTCGGGGTAGGGGGCAACACCAACCGGGTCTTCAACGTCGCCCGCCTGGAGTACCGCTTCGACCTCGCCAAAAATCTGCGCGTCTACATCGGAGCCCTGGGGGGCCGCCTCGACGACTTCACCGACGCACTCCATCCGCTGGTGGGCAGCACCGGCAGCGGTGCCATTTCGCGCTTCGGCCAGCGCAACGCCATTTACCGACTCATCAGCGGCACCGGCGTGGGCGTGCGCTGGGAGGCCACCAAGACCCTCACCCTCTCGGCGGGTTTCGTGGCCGACTTCGGCTCCCTGGCCGAGGACGACGATCTCGACGATGTCAGGCAGACCGACCGCTTCCTGCCCACCGGGATACTCGCGCAATTGAATTTCCAGCCGAGCAAGACCACAGGGATTGGCTTGAGCTATATCCGCACCTTCAACGCCACCGACACCGGCACCGGCAGCGACCTGGCCAACGACCCCTTCGACGGCGACAGCAAGCGCACCTTCGCCGATTCCTACGGCCTGCAGGGGTTCTGGAAGATTTCCCCAGGCTTTCAAATCGGCGGCTGGTTCGGCCTCACCGAGGCGCGCGCCGAAGATCTGCCCGGCCGTCCAGGATCCAGCATCGTCAACTACGCACTCTCCTTTGCCTTTGCAGATCTAGCAGGCAAGGGCAACCTGGGCGGCCTGGTAATCGGCCAACCGCCCCGCGTCACGCGTAGCGACCTGGGAAACAAATTCCAGGACCCGGACGGGGCGGTGCATCTAGAAATTTTCTACCGCATCCGCCTCACCGACCGCATCTCGATCACCCCTGGCTTACTCACAATCTTCAACCCCGAAAACAACCGAAACAACCCAACAGTGCAGGTCGGCACCCTGCGCGCAACGTTCGATTTTTAG
- a CDS encoding host attachment protein encodes MNDILVLAIDAARARFLALERPEFPEWEPGPTLVEGETLINAEREAAGRQLWSETKTGRNRGPGAGPAHAYDDHRENHAEEFERRFARLAAQEAAHRADRCQARQVVLVAERRMLGFVREALAPLLGAQVRLEELAKDLCKLRAAELQAHLAGENLLPAHRRP; translated from the coding sequence ATGAACGATATCCTGGTACTGGCGATCGACGCGGCGCGCGCCCGTTTTTTGGCCCTGGAGCGGCCGGAATTTCCCGAGTGGGAGCCTGGGCCGACGCTTGTCGAAGGGGAGACGCTCATCAACGCCGAGCGCGAGGCCGCCGGGCGGCAGCTGTGGTCTGAGACCAAGACGGGGCGCAACCGTGGACCAGGGGCTGGTCCTGCCCACGCCTACGACGATCACCGCGAAAACCACGCGGAGGAGTTTGAGCGGCGCTTTGCTAGGTTGGCCGCCCAGGAGGCCGCCCACCGCGCCGATCGGTGTCAGGCGCGCCAGGTGGTGCTGGTGGCGGAGCGGCGGATGCTCGGGTTTGTCCGCGAGGCGCTCGCTCCGCTGCTGGGCGCTCAGGTGCGCCTGGAGGAGTTGGCAAAGGATCTCTGCAAACTGAGGGCGGCTGAGTTGCAGGCGCATCTGGCCGGGGAAAATTTGTTGCCGGCGCACCGGCGGCCATAG
- the mscL gene encoding large conductance mechanosensitive channel protein MscL, translating to MLDGFKQFLLRGNVVDLAVGVVIGAAFGKIVETLVSGFITPLIAAIGGQPDFSGLYFTINNSKFMYGQFINAIISFLIIAAVVYFLIVLPLNALIARAHKEPSPDPTTKKCPECTSEIAIDARRCPFCTSVLVGSPTK from the coding sequence ATGCTGGACGGATTCAAACAATTTTTGCTGCGGGGGAATGTCGTCGACTTGGCCGTGGGCGTGGTCATCGGTGCCGCCTTCGGAAAGATCGTCGAAACCCTGGTTTCAGGATTCATCACCCCGCTGATTGCCGCCATCGGCGGCCAGCCGGATTTCTCGGGTCTCTACTTCACGATCAACAACAGCAAGTTCATGTACGGCCAGTTCATCAACGCGATCATCTCGTTTTTGATCATCGCGGCGGTGGTCTACTTTTTGATCGTGCTGCCGCTCAACGCCCTGATTGCGCGGGCGCACAAGGAACCGTCCCCCGACCCGACCACCAAGAAATGTCCCGAATGCACCAGCGAAATTGCGATCGATGCGCGCCGCTGCCCTTTTTGTACTTCGGTGCTGGTGGGTTCGCCGACGAAGTGA
- a CDS encoding bifunctional folylpolyglutamate synthase/dihydrofolate synthase, which translates to MTAGGYLDHLQKFGVHLGLERIQALLKRLGEPQVAFQAVHVAGTNGKGSVCAYLSHILQTAGYRTGRYTSPHLLDWNERIWIDGAFISDGALQACLAKVKASAEHLPKSLGEPTQFEIVTAAAFLHFAQSAVEVAVVEVGLGGRLDATNVFEQPPASVITGIGLDHCDQLGSTLAAIAAEKAGILRSGCPLVCAPLAPEAMQVVTEKALALGVVITLAEPAHEVAPGEAQWQGFRYRLPLAGGVQLQNSATALATCQVLRERGLPIDETAIRTGLENTVWPGRYQWLGERLLLDGAHNEDSAVYLRRYLDTLHPKESIRWIVGILESKDARAVLKALLRPGDAFVAVPVPDARSHPPERLASMAQTMGIHSIASASGFSEALQLSDTEQLTVIAGSLYLAGAVLRDWPRLQKQ; encoded by the coding sequence ATGACGGCTGGAGGTTATCTCGATCACCTGCAAAAATTTGGCGTTCACCTGGGCTTGGAGCGCATCCAGGCGCTGCTTAAGCGCCTGGGGGAGCCGCAGGTTGCCTTCCAAGCCGTGCATGTGGCGGGGACCAATGGTAAAGGCTCGGTCTGCGCTTATCTGAGCCATATTTTGCAGACGGCCGGGTATCGGACGGGGCGCTACACTTCACCCCATTTGCTCGACTGGAACGAGCGCATCTGGATTGACGGTGCTTTTATCTCGGATGGGGCTTTGCAGGCGTGCCTGGCAAAAGTGAAAGCCTCCGCCGAGCATTTGCCGAAAAGTTTGGGGGAGCCTACCCAGTTCGAGATTGTCACGGCCGCTGCGTTCTTGCACTTTGCCCAATCTGCCGTCGAAGTGGCGGTAGTCGAGGTCGGACTGGGCGGACGACTCGACGCCACCAACGTCTTCGAGCAGCCGCCGGCGAGCGTGATCACCGGTATCGGCCTGGATCACTGCGACCAACTCGGCTCCACGCTGGCGGCCATCGCCGCCGAAAAAGCCGGGATTTTGCGGTCCGGCTGCCCCCTGGTCTGCGCGCCGCTGGCCCCGGAAGCGATGCAGGTGGTCACTGAAAAGGCACTGGCGTTGGGCGTTGTGATCACCTTGGCCGAGCCTGCCCACGAGGTCGCCCCGGGTGAGGCGCAGTGGCAAGGATTTCGTTACCGGCTCCCCCTCGCAGGTGGGGTACAGCTGCAAAACAGCGCCACCGCCCTCGCCACCTGCCAAGTGCTCCGGGAGCGGGGACTGCCCATTGATGAAACAGCGATCCGCACCGGCCTCGAAAACACCGTTTGGCCGGGACGCTACCAGTGGCTTGGCGAACGGTTGCTGCTCGACGGTGCCCACAACGAAGACAGTGCCGTGTACCTGCGCCGCTATCTGGATACCCTCCACCCCAAAGAATCCATCCGCTGGATCGTGGGCATTCTCGAAAGCAAGGACGCGCGAGCCGTCTTAAAAGCTTTGCTCCGTCCGGGCGACGCTTTTGTAGCCGTCCCCGTTCCCGACGCCCGCTCCCATCCGCCCGAGAGGCTGGCCTCCATGGCGCAGACCATGGGCATACACTCCATCGCAAGCGCCTCCGGTTTTTCTGAAGCCCTTCAGCTTAGCGATACAGAGCAGTTGACGGTGATCGCCGGCTCTTTGTACCTGGCGGGGGCGGTGCTGCGGGACTGGCCGCGCCTCCAAAAGCAATGA
- a CDS encoding bifunctional acetate--CoA ligase family protein/GNAT family N-acetyltransferase, whose amino-acid sequence MLTADPAQDVLRSMRRPLDLIFAPKSVAVIGATDRPGSVGRTILANLLSNPFGGTVFPVNPKRPAVLGVKAYPTIAAVGERVELAIVVTPAATVPGVIRACAEAGVPGAIVISAGFRETGEAGAELERQVLAEARKGGMRIVGPNCLGVMNPHLGFNGTFAGAMANPGNLAFLSQSGALCTSILDWSFREHVGFSAFVSMGSMLDVGWGDWIYYLGDDPRTESIVIYMESIGDARSFLSAAREVAYTKPIIVIKAGRTAAAAQAATSHTGALTGSDEVLDAAFRRTGVLRVASISELFNMAEVLAKQPRPRGRRLTILTNAGGPGVLATDALVGAGGELAALSPETVAELDKLLPDHWSHGNPIDILGDAEPERYTQALAAAARDPGSDGLLVILTPQAMSQPTETARQLVECARELHHKPILASWMGGAEVAAGEALLNRAGVPTYTYPDTAARIFNYMGLYSYNLRDIYETPSATEADTGIERAAAEGILTAARQAGRTLLTEFEAKALLAAYGIPTVETRVAADEEAAVAAAGAIGYPVVVKLHSETITHKTDVQGVHLNLGDAEAVRAAYRAVAGAVEVQERAGKLQPSPQKPHFLGVSVQPMVRLDGYELILGSSIDAQFGPVLLFGTGGQLVEVFKDRALGLPPLNTTLARRMMEQTRIYGALLGVRGRGPVDLAALERLLVRFSQLVTEQPRIREIDINPLLARPGDSDAPTLIALDARVVLHPETIPDGDLPRPAIRPYPLQYRTPWTLRDGTEVLIEPIRPEDEPLAVHFHESLSTESVYQRYFQILKLSRRVAHERLARLCFIDYDREMALVAKIHDPKSGRAQIVAVGRLSKIPGTTRAEFSMMVSDRLHGQGLGTEMLKRLIAVARDENLGAIRAEILTTNLVMQRICTRLGFELVERPGDPVQLAVLELT is encoded by the coding sequence ATGCTCACCGCCGATCCGGCCCAGGACGTTTTGCGCTCGATGCGCCGACCGTTGGATCTCATCTTTGCTCCCAAAAGTGTGGCGGTAATTGGCGCCACCGACCGGCCGGGCAGCGTCGGCCGCACGATCCTCGCCAATTTGTTGAGCAATCCCTTCGGCGGCACGGTCTTTCCGGTCAACCCCAAGCGGCCCGCCGTGCTGGGTGTCAAAGCCTACCCGACCATTGCCGCGGTCGGTGAGCGGGTGGAACTGGCCATCGTCGTCACCCCGGCCGCCACGGTGCCGGGGGTGATCCGCGCATGCGCCGAGGCGGGAGTGCCGGGGGCGATTGTCATTTCCGCCGGATTTCGGGAGACGGGGGAGGCGGGGGCCGAACTGGAGCGGCAGGTGCTTGCCGAGGCGCGCAAGGGCGGGATGCGGATTGTCGGTCCCAACTGCCTGGGGGTGATGAACCCGCATTTGGGCTTCAACGGCACGTTTGCCGGTGCCATGGCCAACCCCGGCAACCTCGCGTTTCTCAGCCAGAGCGGTGCTCTTTGCACGTCGATTCTCGACTGGAGCTTTCGCGAGCACGTCGGCTTCAGCGCCTTCGTCTCGATGGGCTCGATGCTCGATGTGGGCTGGGGCGACTGGATTTACTATCTCGGGGATGACCCCCGCACCGAGAGCATCGTCATCTACATGGAATCGATCGGCGACGCGCGCTCGTTTTTGTCGGCGGCGCGGGAGGTGGCCTACACCAAGCCGATCATCGTCATCAAGGCGGGCCGGACTGCGGCGGCGGCCCAGGCCGCCACCAGCCACACGGGTGCCCTCACCGGCAGCGACGAGGTGCTGGATGCCGCCTTCCGGCGCACGGGCGTTCTGCGGGTGGCGAGCATCTCGGAGCTGTTCAATATGGCCGAAGTGCTCGCCAAACAGCCGCGTCCGCGGGGGCGCCGGCTCACCATCCTCACCAACGCGGGCGGGCCGGGGGTGCTCGCCACCGACGCCCTCGTCGGCGCGGGGGGCGAACTGGCGGCACTGTCGCCCGAGACCGTCGCCGAACTGGACAAACTGCTGCCCGACCACTGGAGCCACGGCAATCCGATCGACATTTTGGGCGACGCCGAACCCGAGCGTTACACCCAGGCGCTCGCCGCCGCCGCCCGCGATCCGGGTAGCGACGGGCTTTTGGTGATCCTCACCCCCCAGGCGATGAGCCAACCCACCGAGACCGCCCGTCAACTGGTCGAATGCGCCCGTGAACTGCACCACAAGCCGATTTTGGCCAGTTGGATGGGAGGAGCGGAAGTGGCGGCGGGAGAAGCGTTGCTCAACCGCGCGGGCGTTCCCACCTACACCTATCCAGATACCGCCGCGCGCATCTTCAACTACATGGGGCTCTACAGCTACAACCTGCGCGACATCTACGAGACGCCCTCCGCCACAGAAGCGGACACAGGCATCGAGCGGGCCGCCGCCGAAGGGATACTCACCGCCGCCCGGCAAGCGGGCAGGACGCTGCTCACCGAATTCGAGGCCAAAGCGCTGCTGGCTGCCTACGGCATCCCGACGGTCGAGACGCGCGTAGCAGCGGACGAAGAGGCGGCCGTCGCCGCCGCGGGGGCGATCGGCTACCCGGTGGTTGTAAAGCTGCACTCCGAGACGATTACCCACAAAACCGACGTGCAGGGGGTGCACCTGAACCTGGGGGACGCAGAGGCCGTGCGCGCCGCCTACCGCGCCGTCGCCGGGGCGGTGGAAGTGCAGGAACGGGCGGGCAAACTCCAACCCTCCCCGCAGAAACCCCATTTTCTGGGGGTGAGCGTGCAGCCGATGGTTCGCCTCGACGGCTACGAACTGATCCTGGGCAGCAGCATCGACGCCCAATTCGGGCCGGTGCTGCTCTTCGGCACCGGCGGACAACTGGTCGAAGTCTTCAAAGACCGCGCCCTCGGTCTGCCACCCCTCAACACCACCCTGGCACGGCGGATGATGGAGCAGACGCGGATCTATGGGGCGCTGCTGGGGGTGCGCGGCCGGGGGCCCGTGGATCTCGCCGCCCTGGAGCGGCTCCTGGTGCGCTTCAGCCAACTGGTCACCGAGCAGCCGCGCATCCGCGAAATCGATATCAATCCATTACTGGCCCGACCCGGCGACAGCGACGCCCCGACGCTGATTGCCCTCGACGCCCGCGTCGTGCTGCACCCGGAAACGATTCCCGACGGCGATCTGCCCCGGCCCGCCATCCGGCCCTACCCCCTCCAGTACCGCACCCCCTGGACCTTGCGCGACGGGACCGAAGTGCTCATCGAACCGATCCGGCCGGAGGACGAACCGCTCGCGGTGCACTTCCACGAGAGCCTCTCGACTGAAAGCGTCTACCAGCGCTACTTCCAGATTCTCAAGCTCAGCCGCCGCGTCGCCCACGAACGCCTCGCCCGGCTTTGCTTTATCGATTACGACCGGGAGATGGCCCTGGTGGCCAAAATTCACGACCCCAAAAGCGGGCGGGCGCAGATCGTCGCCGTGGGGCGGCTCAGCAAAATCCCCGGCACCACCCGGGCGGAATTTTCGATGATGGTCAGCGACCGGCTCCACGGCCAGGGACTGGGCACCGAAATGCTCAAACGGCTCATCGCCGTGGCCCGCGACGAAAACCTCGGCGCCATCCGCGCCGAAATCTTGACCACCAACCTGGTGATGCAGCGCATTTGCACCCGACTCGGATTTGAACTGGTCGAACGGCCGGGCGACCCCGTCCAGCTCGCCGTGCTCGAACTAACCTGA
- a CDS encoding ABC transporter ATP-binding protein: MSTDYRPLIQLENVSRVFVTDAVETRALSEVSLTVGAGEYVAIAGPSGCGKSSLLSILGLLDTPTGGEYFFEGKPMSRLGPSERSRLRNRRIGFIFQAFNLIGDLSVAENVELPLTYRGLAAGERERRVEAALECVGLAHRRKHCPAQLSGGQQQRVAVARALAGRPPLLLADEPTGNLDSANGETVMELLGELHRGGTTICIVTHDPRFARCASRTIHLLDGRVVHSDAVPVQAQ; encoded by the coding sequence ATGAGCACCGACTACCGACCGCTGATCCAGTTGGAGAACGTTTCGAGGGTTTTTGTCACCGATGCCGTGGAGACGCGCGCCCTTTCGGAGGTGAGTCTGACGGTCGGGGCGGGCGAGTACGTGGCGATCGCCGGTCCGAGCGGTTGCGGCAAGTCTTCGTTGCTGTCGATTTTGGGCCTGCTCGATACACCCACCGGCGGCGAGTATTTTTTTGAAGGAAAGCCGATGTCCCGGCTTGGCCCCAGCGAGCGTTCGCGCCTGCGCAACCGCCGCATCGGCTTTATCTTTCAGGCGTTCAATCTGATTGGCGATTTGAGTGTCGCTGAGAACGTCGAATTGCCCTTGACTTACCGGGGGCTTGCGGCCGGCGAACGCGAGCGGCGCGTCGAAGCGGCCCTGGAGTGCGTCGGCCTCGCCCACCGCCGCAAACACTGTCCGGCCCAACTGTCGGGCGGCCAGCAGCAGCGCGTCGCCGTCGCCCGCGCCCTGGCGGGAAGGCCGCCGCTTTTGCTGGCGGACGAGCCGACCGGCAACCTCGATTCGGCCAACGGTGAAACGGTGATGGAGCTTCTGGGCGAATTGCACCGGGGCGGCACCACCATCTGCATCGTCACCCACGATCCGCGCTTTGCCCGCTGCGCGAGCCGCACCATCCACCTGCTGGACGGGCGCGTCGTCCATTCGGATGCCGTGCCGGTGCAAGCCCAGTGA
- a CDS encoding M56 family metallopeptidase: MPHLSVFVDLSAAIAEALLNGLWQGALLTAVVAMPMASAKRLNAATRYAVWCAVLVTVAVLPLVSGRLPTVPAPVPKGVERVVPASAVAGAPAAVSIAAPVEAPSAPAPSDSDWQLPQVPDSWPVGLVGIWLSFAGYRLAGVLNSLRALQRLKARSMPLQSAYREALEPWLATTPRPVRLCSARDVPVPVAVGLFNPTVILPEALLAQLSDGELEQIVLHELAHLRRWDDWTNLVQKLIEAIFFFHPAVLWIARRLDTEREIACDDAVIAVTGKPLPYAACLARLIELTRASGTSRLQPGVLSGTSQIRRRVEMLLKRDRNTRPRLSSPILAAAAVLLSASAFAVQMVPVVLVPRSEAALDFEADLLVDLGLDSGAFAADFERARQELERAEQRREAEYARLELEHTRHEAEYARMEAEFERMAKRAVAERTAPKVARRGEDPIEIPVPDDEEEALREFSGVVLATETLEEAIPSPQEVLAAIASMPSASDRARALGAYAEGEAKNAAPLTPAFFRLIEGLPADDDRRRVLSTVLERSDLEESVLLRVLRSVQSLTADSSKRRVLVEVLHLPPPESEAIVAGVLQGIDTLASSGDRRRVLGELLDLPPSESVTRGALRAVHGIAASGDKANVLLKAAALPLGEAGLAAFFDAYAGVSSSSDKRRVLSRLLEHQGGGYRPVILGILEAMQSIPSSDDRARLLLRMAPQVATTHDPTLLAAFYRACDSIPSATDRRRVLTRLGRLAVEQL, translated from the coding sequence ATGCCCCACTTGAGCGTGTTTGTCGATCTCTCAGCCGCGATTGCCGAGGCATTGCTCAACGGTCTATGGCAGGGTGCCCTGCTGACGGCGGTGGTGGCCATGCCGATGGCTTCGGCAAAGCGCCTCAATGCCGCGACCCGCTACGCTGTCTGGTGTGCTGTGCTGGTGACGGTGGCCGTCCTGCCGCTGGTATCCGGGCGGCTGCCCACCGTCCCTGCCCCGGTTCCCAAAGGGGTGGAACGGGTGGTACCTGCCTCTGCGGTTGCGGGGGCTCCGGCCGCCGTCTCCATTGCGGCGCCCGTGGAAGCACCCTCCGCCCCGGCTCCAAGCGATTCCGATTGGCAATTGCCGCAGGTGCCCGACAGCTGGCCTGTGGGGCTGGTTGGAATCTGGTTGAGCTTTGCCGGTTATCGGTTGGCCGGCGTCCTGAACAGCTTACGCGCTCTGCAGCGGCTCAAAGCGCGCAGTATGCCGCTGCAGAGCGCCTATCGCGAGGCTCTGGAGCCGTGGCTTGCGACCACCCCCCGACCGGTGCGGCTGTGCAGCGCTCGGGACGTGCCGGTGCCCGTGGCGGTGGGTCTTTTTAACCCGACGGTGATCCTCCCGGAGGCGCTGCTGGCACAGCTGAGCGATGGCGAACTGGAGCAGATCGTTTTGCACGAACTGGCGCATCTGCGCCGCTGGGACGACTGGACCAATCTGGTGCAAAAGCTGATCGAGGCCATCTTTTTCTTTCACCCCGCCGTGCTGTGGATCGCCCGGCGGCTCGATACCGAGCGGGAGATCGCCTGCGACGACGCTGTGATCGCCGTGACCGGCAAACCGCTCCCTTACGCCGCCTGCCTGGCCCGGTTGATCGAGCTGACGCGCGCTTCTGGGACGAGTCGGCTGCAACCCGGGGTGCTGAGCGGCACTTCCCAGATCCGGCGGCGGGTCGAAATGCTGCTCAAGCGCGACCGCAACACCCGGCCCAGGCTCTCCTCGCCGATTTTGGCGGCGGCGGCGGTGCTGTTGAGCGCTTCGGCCTTTGCCGTGCAGATGGTGCCGGTGGTGTTGGTCCCTCGCTCCGAGGCCGCTCTCGATTTTGAAGCGGATCTCTTGGTGGATCTGGGCCTCGATTCGGGGGCGTTTGCCGCCGACTTCGAGCGCGCCCGCCAAGAACTGGAGCGCGCCGAACAACGGCGCGAGGCCGAGTACGCCCGCCTGGAGCTCGAACACACCAGGCACGAGGCGGAGTACGCGCGCATGGAAGCCGAGTTCGAGCGGATGGCGAAGCGGGCTGTGGCGGAGCGCACCGCCCCGAAAGTGGCTCGCCGTGGCGAAGATCCGATCGAAATTCCCGTTCCCGATGACGAGGAAGAGGCTTTGCGGGAGTTTAGCGGCGTCGTGCTTGCCACCGAGACGCTGGAGGAGGCGATTCCCTCGCCCCAGGAGGTGCTTGCTGCGATTGCATCGATGCCGTCGGCCTCCGATCGCGCCCGCGCCCTGGGAGCTTACGCCGAGGGCGAAGCAAAAAACGCTGCACCGCTCACGCCCGCTTTTTTTAGACTGATCGAGGGTTTGCCTGCTGACGACGATCGCCGTCGGGTGCTCTCTACGGTTCTTGAAAGATCTGATCTGGAGGAGAGTGTCCTGCTGCGGGTGCTGCGCAGTGTCCAGAGCTTGACTGCGGACAGCAGCAAGCGCCGGGTGCTTGTCGAGGTGCTCCACCTGCCGCCGCCCGAAAGCGAAGCCATTGTTGCGGGGGTGCTGCAGGGGATCGATACGCTCGCTTCCTCCGGTGACCGGCGGCGCGTGCTGGGTGAACTGCTCGATTTGCCCCCGAGCGAGAGCGTCACCCGCGGTGCCCTAAGAGCGGTGCACGGCATTGCGGCGAGCGGCGACAAAGCGAACGTGTTGCTCAAGGCGGCGGCATTGCCGCTTGGCGAAGCGGGCCTTGCCGCCTTTTTTGACGCCTACGCCGGGGTCAGTTCCTCCAGCGACAAGCGGCGCGTGCTCTCGCGGCTGCTCGAACACCAGGGCGGCGGCTATCGGCCGGTGATCCTGGGCATTCTGGAGGCGATGCAGAGTATTCCTTCGAGTGACGACCGCGCCCGGCTGCTGTTGCGCATGGCCCCGCAAGTCGCCACTACCCACGACCCGACGCTGCTCGCTGCCTTTTACCGGGCCTGCGATTCGATTCCCTCGGCCACCGACCGCCGTCGCGTCCTCACCCGGCTGGGCCGGCTGGCCGTCGAGCAGCTCTAG